The Phacochoerus africanus isolate WHEZ1 chromosome 15, ROS_Pafr_v1, whole genome shotgun sequence genome has a segment encoding these proteins:
- the MLXIP gene encoding MLX-interacting protein isoform X3 — MQYLEKRKNPVCHFVTPLDGSVEVDEHRRPEAITTEGKYWKSRIEIVIREYHKWRTYFKKRLQQHKDEDLSSLAQDDDMLYWHKHGDGWKTPVPMEEDTLLDTDMLMSEFSDTLFSTLSSHPPVAWPNPREIAHLGNADMIQPGLMPLQPNLDFMDTFEPFQDLFSSSRSIFGSMLPAPASAAAPDPSSPPAQESILPTTALPTASLPDSFIAPPVVTALDPTNGQGCEHTSQPGDPFVQPAELGPSAPPLTVPQPFLPVFTMPLLSPSPAPAPLSPALHLGPPPATALSPPTPPAFLQPQKFAEVSKSPSVITHTASATLTHDASATTFSQSQGLIITTRYPTPSMSPCGLALSPVTRPMTVGPPQPRLTFVHPKPVSLPGGRHKQPPKIVPAPKPEPVSLVLKNARIAPAAFSGPPQAVIMTSGPLKREGVLASTVSQSNMVITPAAITRAPGVTEFHSSILVTDLGHGTGSQPAPVSRLFSPSTVPDSLVKGEQAPLHGGAPSVPAAGPSESSLRLDQLGLRRDCPNSGQASPCASEQSPSPQSPQNNCSGKSTADLKNVAALKNRQMKHISAEQKRRFNIKMGFDTLNSLISNNTKLTSHAITLQKTVEYITKLQQERSQMQEEARRLREEIEELNATILSCQQLLPATGVPVTRRQFDHMRDMFDEYVKSRTLQNWKFWIFSVIIKPLFESFKGVVSTSSLEELHRTALSWLDEHCSLPVLRPTVLNTLRHLSTTTSILTNPSQLPEQAAEAVTRIGKRPGES; from the exons ATGCAGT ATTTGGAAAAGCGCAAGAATCCCGTGTGTCACTTTGTCACTCCGCTGGACGGCTCTGTGGAAGTGGATGAGCACCGCCGGCCAGAG GCCATTACCACGGAGGGGAAGTACTGGAAGAGCCGCATTGAGATCGTGATCCGGGAGTATCACAAGTGGAGAACCTACTTCAAGAAAAGG ctccaGCAGCACAAGGATGAGGACCTCTCCAGCCTGGCCCAA GACGATGACATGCTGTATTGGCACAAGCATGGGGATGGCTGGAAGACCCCTGTCCCCATGGAGGAGGACACACTGCTGGACACGGACATGCTCATGTCGGAATTCAGCGACACCCTCTTCTCCACGCTTTCCTCCCACCCGCCTGTGGCTTGGCCCAACCCACGTGAAATAG CACATCTGGGAAATGCAGACATGATTCAGCCGGGGCTGATGCCCTTGCAACCCAACCTGGACTTCATGGACACTTTTGAGCCTTTCCAGG acctcttctcttccagccGCTCCATTTTTGGCTCCATGCTGCCTGCACCCGCCTCAGCAGCTGCGCCGGACCCCAGCAGCCCGCCTGCTCAG GAGAGCATCCTGCCAACCACTGCTCTCCCCACCGCCAGCCTCCCTGACAGCTTCATCGCACCCCCTGTGGTCACTGCCCTGGACCCCACAaatgggcagggctgtgaacACACCTCCCAGCCTGGGGACCCTTTTGTCCAGCCTGCAGAATTGGGACCCTCTGCACCACCACTGACTGTCCCCCAGCCTTTCCTCCCCGTGTTTACCATGCCGTTGCTCTCGCCCAGCCCTGCCCCGGCACCCCTGTCCCCTGCCTTGCACTTAGGTCCTCCTCCTGCCACTGCCCTGAGCCCCCCAACTCCACCCGCCTTCCTGCAGCCACAGAAGTTTGCCGAAGTCAGCAAATCACCCTCTGTCATCACCCATACGGCCTCCGCCACCCTCACCCATGATGCCTCTGCCACCACCTTCAGCCAGAGCCAGGGACTCATTATCACAACCCGCTATCCCACCCCCTCCATGTCCCCCTGTGGCCTGGCGCTGTCTCCAGTCACCCGGCCCATGACTGTCGGGCCTCCCCAACCTCGTTTAACTTTTGTGCACCCCAAGCCTGTATCCTTGCCTGGGGGGAGGCACAAGCAGCCCCCCAAAATAGTGCCTGCTCCCAAACCAGAGCCTGTGTCCTTGGTATTGAAGAATGCTCGCATCGCCCCAG CTGCCTTTTCAGGACCGCCACAAGCAGTGATCATGACATCAGGCCCTCTGAAGAGAGAAGGGGTGCTGGCTTCCACCGTGTCTCAGTCCAACATGGTCATTACGCCTGCTGCCATTACCAGG GCTCCTGGAGTCACAGAGTTCCATAGCAGCATCCTGGTGACAGACCTTGGTCACGGCACGGGCAGCCAGCCTGCCCCCGTCTCACGGCTCTTCTCTCCAAGCACAGTGCCAGACTCCCTGGTGAAGGGCGAGCAGGCTCCTCTGCACGGGGGTGCGCCCTCAGTCCCTGCCGCGGGCCCAAGTGAGTCTTCTCTTCGGTTGGATCAGTTGGGATTGC GTCGAGACTGCCCGAACTCAGGGCAGGCCTCTCCGTGTGCTTCAGAACAGAGCCCCAGCCCTCAGTCTCCCCAGAACAACtgctcagggaaatctactgcAGACCTCAAAAATGTGGCTGCTTTAAAG AACCGGCAGATGAAGCACATTTCAGCTGAGCAGAAGAGACGCTTCAACATCAAGATGGGCTTTGACACCCTGAACAGTTTGATCTCTAATAACACCAAGCTG ACCAGCCACGCCATCACGCTGCAGAAGACCGTGGAGTACATCACCAAGCTGCAGCAGGAGCGCAGCCAGATGCAGGAGGAGGCCCGGCGGCTGCGAGAGGAAATCGAGGAGCTCAACGCCACCATCCT CTCCTGTCAGCAGCTGCTCCCTGCCACAGGCGTCCCCGTCACCCGACGCCAGTTTGATCACATGAGAGACATGTTTGATGAATATGTGAAAAGTCGGACCCTGCAGAATTGGAAGTTCTGGATT TTCAGCGTCATCATCAAGCCACTCTTTGAGTCCTTCAAGGGTGTGGTGTCCACCAGCAGCCTGGAGGAGCTGCACCGGACGGCACTGTCCTGGCTGGACGAGCACTGCTCCCTGCCCGTCCTCAGGCCGA CTGTGCTGAACACCCTCCGGCACCTGAGCACCACCACATCCATCCTGACCAACCCGTCCCAGCTGCCTGAGCAGGCCGCGGAGGCCGTCACCAGAATTGGCAAGAGACCTGGGGAGTCTTAG